The nucleotide window CATTCGTAGATGCCGCAGGCCACCTGCTGGCCCAGGCGGCCGGTCAGCGCGGCGCAGCGCGGCGGGCTGTGGTCGGTGCCGCGCATGCGGCGCAGGCTGGCGGTGAGCTCCACCGCCAGCCCGTCGGGCACGCTGCCGCCGCACGCCTGCGTTTCGTGCGCGGAGAAATCGACGCGAAAGCTCGCGCAGCAGGCGCCGCAGGTCAGGCAGGGGTGGCTCATGGCAGGCAAGGCGGGGGGACGCTCGCATTGTGCGGCAACTGCCGCTGTCCTGACGCCCATCAAGAGAAAGTTCGGGTTTTGCCTGATAATGAGAATAGGTTTTATTGATTATTGCTACATCGTTACCACTGTGTTTATGACTTCCCACGCCACCGGGGGGCCGTCCGGCCCGCATGCCACTTTGGGCCTGGACGCTTTGCCGCGTGCCACCACCGCGCGCGTTGTGGCGCTGGCCGCAGCGCAGGACGCGCAGCAGCAGGAACTGCTGCTGCGGCTCATGGAGATCGGTTTCCTGCCCGGCGAGCCGGTGCGCGTCATCGGGCGGGGCTTTCCGGGCGGCGACCCGCTGGCCGTGC belongs to Acidovorax sp. YS12 and includes:
- a CDS encoding FeoA domain-containing protein, translating into MTSHATGGPSGPHATLGLDALPRATTARVVALAAAQDAQQQELLLRLMEIGFLPGEPVRVIGRGFPGGDPLAVRVGQATFALRRHEAALVQVQAEGVA
- a CDS encoding YkgJ family cysteine cluster protein, encoding MSHPCLTCGACCASFRVDFSAHETQACGGSVPDGLAVELTASLRRMRGTDHSPPRCAALTGRLGQQVACGIYEWRPSPCREFEDGSDACQRARRRHGLAPLDGI